One genomic segment of Thermodesulfobacterium sp. TA1 includes these proteins:
- a CDS encoding transposase: MGEERYLDFGYLGLKGRGLAKEIKRRIKVIEVFPDEGSVERLLYLILKELNERLNSRKLRGFNEIELGNYHAFPGKIFTQ, encoded by the coding sequence ATGGGAGAAGAGAGATACTTGGATTTTGGATATTTGGGTCTGAAGGGAAGGGGGTTAGCAAAGGAGATAAAAAGGAGGATAAAGGTAATAGAAGTATTTCCGGATGAAGGCTCTGTTGAGAGGTTGTTATATTTAATCTTGAAAGAACTGAATGAGAGGTTAAACTCAAGGAAGTTAAGAGGGTTTAATGAAATTGAATTGGGGAACTACCATGCCTTTCCCGGAAAAATTTTTACACAATAA
- a CDS encoding ACT domain-containing protein — protein MKIKQISVFLENKKGRLYEALKAIADHGINIRALSIADTSEFGILRMIVPQPEEAKKVLEEAGFTTKITNVVAVGVKDEPGGLAGVLKYLYDADINVEYLYAFVEKSGEKAVVVLRTNNLDKTISILQEKGVHLLTWEEIKDL, from the coding sequence ATGAAAATCAAACAAATATCTGTTTTTTTAGAGAATAAAAAGGGCAGGCTTTATGAAGCTTTAAAGGCTATAGCAGACCACGGGATTAACATAAGGGCCTTGTCTATAGCCGACACCTCTGAGTTTGGGATACTTAGGATGATAGTCCCTCAGCCTGAAGAGGCTAAAAAGGTTTTGGAAGAAGCAGGTTTTACCACAAAGATAACCAACGTGGTAGCCGTAGGCGTAAAAGATGAGCCTGGAGGTTTAGCAGGGGTGCTTAAGTATCTTTATGACGCAGATATAAACGTAGAGTACCTCTACGCTTTTGTAGAAAAATCTGGAGAAAAGGCTGTAGTAGTTTTAAGGACCAACAATCTGGATAAAACCATATCTATCTTACAAGAAAAAGGAGTACACCTTTTAACCTGGGAGGAAATCAAAGACCTCTAA
- a CDS encoding PEP/pyruvate-binding domain-containing protein, which yields MNLITKFTSLFKRKTSCSKLPQSFCLEEEFKKRYKLFREIILANNQTLEIMAEFEEILSLNKPFNLNYLKSRCTTLLVNVYKMIQALINLTGGRYKDLEVVFNRLSSEIEEILASRKENPLEKSFVLDLSEITLKDIDLVGQKMATLGEIKNKLGLDVPEGFVITSSATMYFLKKK from the coding sequence GTGAATTTGATAACCAAGTTTACTTCTTTATTTAAAAGAAAAACATCCTGTTCAAAACTACCCCAGTCTTTTTGTTTAGAAGAAGAGTTTAAAAAACGGTATAAGCTTTTTCGCGAGATTATTTTAGCCAACAATCAAACCTTAGAAATCATGGCAGAATTTGAAGAAATCTTAAGCTTGAACAAGCCTTTTAACCTTAATTATCTAAAAAGTAGGTGCACTACATTATTGGTAAATGTTTACAAAATGATTCAGGCTTTAATCAATCTTACAGGAGGGCGTTATAAAGATTTAGAAGTGGTTTTTAACCGTCTTTCTTCTGAAATTGAGGAAATTTTAGCCTCACGTAAAGAAAATCCTTTAGAGAAATCTTTTGTATTAGACCTTTCAGAGATTACTCTAAAAGACATAGACTTAGTTGGGCAAAAGATGGCAACTTTAGGAGAGATTAAGAATAAATTAGGTTTGGACGTACCAGAAGGTTTTGTAATTACTTCTTCTGCTACGATGTATTTTCTAAAAAAAAAATAA
- a CDS encoding universal stress protein, producing MEKILIATDGSQASEKAAKLGLKFAKTFNSKVYGLSIAEVIPVGPELMEIYPKLVEVLERKAFEAVGFIKAEAEKEGISCETFVLTSSDPSEIILSKLEELGISLLMMGRKHTLGRVSRTIIGKASVPVTVVPAEACLTLEKVLLATDGSVYSQRAAFWTVDFCKKLDIALYVVSVAKIDNEVSFAEECVKTVEEKAKNQGVKVETLVVKGEPFEKILEVSSQKEVNLIIMGCKGKTGLEKILIGSVAERVVENSNVPVVLVK from the coding sequence ATGGAAAAGATACTTATCGCTACCGATGGGTCTCAGGCGTCTGAAAAGGCTGCCAAGTTGGGTTTAAAATTTGCAAAAACTTTCAACAGCAAGGTTTATGGCTTAAGCATAGCAGAGGTTATACCCGTTGGGCCTGAATTAATGGAAATTTATCCTAAGTTAGTAGAGGTTTTGGAAAGAAAAGCCTTTGAGGCCGTAGGATTTATCAAGGCAGAGGCTGAAAAGGAAGGTATCTCTTGCGAAACCTTTGTATTAACCAGTTCAGACCCTTCAGAAATAATTTTATCTAAACTGGAAGAGCTGGGAATTTCGCTTCTTATGATGGGAAGAAAACATACTTTAGGAAGGGTTAGCAGAACCATCATCGGTAAGGCAAGCGTTCCTGTTACGGTGGTGCCAGCAGAGGCTTGTTTAACCTTAGAAAAAGTGCTTCTTGCCACCGATGGTTCGGTTTATAGCCAAAGGGCTGCCTTTTGGACGGTTGATTTTTGTAAGAAATTAGATATTGCTCTTTATGTAGTATCGGTAGCTAAAATAGATAATGAGGTTTCTTTTGCAGAAGAGTGTGTTAAAACTGTAGAAGAAAAGGCTAAAAATCAGGGTGTAAAAGTGGAAACTTTAGTGGTTAAAGGAGAGCCTTTTGAAAAAATTTTGGAAGTTTCTTCTCAGAAGGAAGTTAATCTTATAATTATGGGATGTAAAGGTAAAACAGGTTTAGAAAAGATATTGATTGGTAGTGTAGCTGAAAGGGTAGTAGAAAATTCTAATGTTCCAGTAGTGTTGGTAAAATAA
- a CDS encoding sulfite exporter TauE/SafE family protein, translated as MGKLRTLYEFMMAASVAQARWEKEMADNIFRNKKRLLLLLVLLSPILVTSLLGAADILGGKKAYAPSHYTPIVFWASTVVGFAAGLITGCIGAGGGFIIAPALMSAGVKGIMAVGTDQFHIFAKAIMGTVLHKKLGNVSVALALFFIIGSIIGATTGGYINRLLYSKDPVLSDAFISIIYAVILGFLGFYAMYDYFSTRRKIKTGATSASQGAHSGPIGTTKLAIRLQQVPIPPIIKFDEDFGGRQISAWFIIAGGFVVGFLAAIMGVGGGFVTFPMFVYIFGVSTSTTVGTDIFQIIFTAGYSSLTQYAIYGYVFYTLAMGLLIGSLIGIQIGALTTKVVPGITIRAFYALTIMAGFFNRVSVLPDKFRSLNLITISKDVCDIIIFVGNILFWGAIGLFGFWVVFSFLKNIKTLREEG; from the coding sequence ATGGGGAAATTAAGAACGCTTTACGAGTTTATGATGGCTGCAAGTGTAGCTCAAGCACGTTGGGAAAAGGAAATGGCAGACAATATTTTTCGAAACAAAAAACGGTTATTACTTCTTTTGGTGTTATTGTCTCCAATCTTAGTTACATCCCTTTTAGGGGCGGCTGATATTCTTGGAGGTAAAAAGGCTTATGCACCTTCTCACTACACCCCGATAGTTTTTTGGGCGTCTACAGTGGTAGGGTTTGCTGCTGGACTTATTACAGGATGTATAGGTGCAGGAGGAGGTTTTATCATTGCTCCAGCCCTTATGTCTGCAGGAGTGAAAGGTATCATGGCAGTAGGAACCGACCAGTTTCACATCTTTGCTAAAGCTATCATGGGAACGGTGTTACATAAAAAATTAGGTAATGTATCGGTAGCTTTGGCCTTATTTTTCATTATAGGGTCTATCATAGGTGCTACCACCGGTGGTTATATCAACAGATTACTTTACTCTAAAGACCCAGTGCTTAGCGATGCCTTTATCAGTATAATTTATGCGGTAATTTTAGGTTTTTTAGGCTTTTATGCTATGTATGATTACTTTAGCACTAGGAGAAAGATAAAGACTGGTGCAACCTCAGCCTCTCAAGGGGCTCACAGTGGGCCTATCGGTACTACCAAATTAGCCATAAGGCTCCAGCAGGTGCCTATTCCTCCTATAATTAAGTTTGATGAAGACTTCGGTGGAAGACAGATTTCAGCCTGGTTTATCATCGCAGGTGGTTTTGTAGTAGGCTTTTTGGCAGCCATCATGGGTGTAGGTGGTGGTTTTGTTACCTTTCCGATGTTTGTTTATATATTTGGTGTGTCAACCTCTACTACAGTCGGAACAGACATTTTCCAGATTATTTTTACCGCAGGATATTCTTCTCTTACTCAGTATGCTATCTACGGATATGTTTTTTATACCTTGGCCATGGGTCTTTTGATAGGTTCTTTGATAGGTATCCAAATAGGAGCGCTTACTACTAAAGTAGTTCCTGGGATTACCATAAGGGCTTTTTATGCCTTAACCATTATGGCAGGATTTTTTAACAGGGTTTCTGTTTTACCTGATAAATTTAGGTCTTTAAACCTGATTACTATTTCAAAGGATGTTTGTGATATTATCATTTTTGTTGGGAACATCTTGTTCTGGGGAGCTATAGGTTTATTTGGTTTTTGGGTCGTATTTAGTTTTCTAAAAAACATCAAAACTTTAAGAGAGGAGGGATAA
- a CDS encoding PEP/pyruvate-binding domain-containing protein, with the protein MDRLFTLLEGVEDLESLYKTCARIEKLILRASIPKELEEEIMRHYKKIREKYGPEVLVAMRSSAIGEDSIHFSFAGQYKTQLKVSAEALLDTYKKILASKYHASAVVYRTQKGLRDEDIVMCVGCMVMVDTRVSGVAFSCSPYEPKTPCLEIYATKGLAENIVQGKQEADYYKICKTTEKVIEKRLVQENQPVLTEKEIKKLREQILKIEKHFGCPQEIEWGITQDDRLFILQSRPLLLYEEETEEDICLEIEGKEVLAESGISIYKGVACGKAFIVRTDLDILTFPEGAVLVVLEPLPKWATLLKKACALICEKGHPATHLAIVARELKIPSLFGVKDITTKLKNETLITVDCTRKKIYLGCCESLLKTQIPQSNFMIHSPVYKIFKKITDLILPLNLTDPDSPFFKPRYCKTLHDIIRFCHEKAVDAMFSLGIDLDLTEKKAKRLVSKTPGSWWIINLKDGFKETFDPKKKKITLEEIESIPMKAIWEGMIAKPWEGPPPLDFKGLGSVFFWSTMRPELDPALAFEPREKNYVMVSKNFCHLGMKLGYHYTTVEAYIGEFISENYIYFYYKGGGADPERRLLRIEFISEILEKIGFYTVIRLDALFAHIEKNPAEDLYQRLKVLGYLLMHTRQADMIMSNPSLANTYKKQIYEDITHLFGGNLGLDTNFFHIN; encoded by the coding sequence ATAGACCGTTTATTTACTCTTTTAGAAGGGGTAGAGGATTTAGAAAGTTTATATAAGACTTGTGCTCGGATAGAAAAGCTTATCCTAAGGGCTTCTATCCCTAAGGAATTAGAAGAAGAAATCATGAGGCACTATAAAAAGATTAGAGAAAAATATGGTCCTGAGGTGTTGGTTGCCATGCGTTCTAGCGCTATAGGTGAAGATTCTATTCATTTTTCTTTTGCTGGACAGTATAAAACTCAGTTAAAAGTTTCTGCAGAGGCATTATTAGATACATATAAAAAAATTTTAGCCAGTAAATATCATGCTTCAGCCGTGGTTTATCGGACACAAAAAGGTTTGAGAGACGAAGATATAGTGATGTGTGTGGGATGCATGGTGATGGTAGATACTCGAGTAAGTGGAGTAGCCTTTTCCTGTAGCCCTTATGAACCTAAAACTCCTTGTTTAGAAATATACGCTACTAAAGGGCTGGCTGAAAACATCGTACAAGGCAAACAAGAGGCAGACTATTATAAGATATGTAAAACCACCGAAAAGGTGATAGAAAAAAGGTTGGTTCAAGAAAATCAACCAGTCCTTACGGAAAAAGAAATAAAAAAACTACGAGAACAAATTTTAAAGATAGAAAAACATTTTGGGTGTCCTCAGGAAATAGAATGGGGAATAACCCAAGATGATAGGTTGTTTATCTTACAAAGCAGACCTCTTTTGCTTTATGAAGAAGAAACCGAGGAAGATATTTGTCTTGAAATCGAAGGAAAAGAGGTTTTGGCAGAAAGTGGTATTTCTATTTATAAAGGGGTAGCTTGTGGTAAGGCTTTTATTGTTAGGACAGACCTTGACATTCTTACTTTTCCTGAGGGAGCGGTTTTAGTGGTTTTAGAACCTTTGCCTAAATGGGCTACGCTTTTAAAGAAAGCTTGTGCCTTGATTTGTGAGAAAGGACATCCTGCTACCCATTTAGCTATAGTGGCAAGAGAACTTAAAATTCCTTCTTTATTTGGAGTAAAAGACATAACTACTAAACTTAAAAATGAGACCTTGATTACGGTTGATTGTACTCGTAAAAAAATCTATTTAGGCTGTTGTGAGAGCTTGCTGAAAACCCAGATTCCACAGTCTAATTTTATGATCCATAGTCCTGTTTATAAAATCTTTAAAAAGATAACTGATTTGATTCTTCCTTTGAACCTTACCGACCCAGATTCTCCTTTTTTTAAGCCACGATACTGTAAAACCCTTCATGACATTATCAGATTTTGTCACGAAAAAGCTGTAGATGCAATGTTTTCGTTAGGGATAGATTTAGATTTAACTGAAAAAAAGGCAAAAAGATTGGTTAGTAAAACTCCTGGAAGTTGGTGGATAATAAACTTAAAAGATGGTTTTAAAGAAACCTTTGACCCCAAAAAAAAGAAAATTACTTTAGAAGAGATCGAGAGTATTCCTATGAAAGCTATTTGGGAGGGTATGATAGCTAAACCCTGGGAAGGACCTCCCCCTTTAGACTTCAAAGGCTTAGGCAGTGTTTTCTTCTGGTCAACGATGAGACCTGAATTGGACCCAGCTTTAGCTTTTGAGCCTAGAGAGAAAAATTATGTAATGGTATCAAAAAACTTTTGTCATCTTGGGATGAAATTAGGCTATCACTATACCACAGTAGAAGCTTACATAGGAGAGTTTATCTCAGAGAATTATATTTATTTCTACTATAAAGGAGGAGGAGCTGACCCAGAAAGAAGATTATTAAGAATAGAGTTTATTTCTGAAATACTTGAAAAAATCGGATTTTACACAGTAATAAGATTGGATGCACTTTTTGCGCATATAGAGAAAAATCCAGCAGAAGACCTTTATCAGAGGTTAAAGGTGCTTGGTTATCTTTTGATGCATACCAGACAGGCTGATATGATAATGTCAAATCCATCTTTAGCAAATACTTACAAAAAACAAATATACGAAGATATAACCCATCTCTTTGGGGGTAATCTTGGTCTAGACACAAATTTTTTTCATATCAATTAA